A part of Rhinoderma darwinii isolate aRhiDar2 chromosome 1, aRhiDar2.hap1, whole genome shotgun sequence genomic DNA contains:
- the RAB35 gene encoding ras-related protein Rab-35: MARDYDHLFKLLIIGDSGVGKSSLLLRFADNTFSGSYITTIGVDFKIRTVEINGEKVKLQIWDTAGQERFRTITSTYYRGTHGVIVVYDVTSAESFVNVKRWLHEINQNCDDVCRILVGNKNDDPERKVVETEDAYKFAAQMDIQLFETSAKENLNVEEMFNCITELVLRAKKENLAKQQQQQQNDVVKLTKNSKRKKRCC; the protein is encoded by the exons gtGTCGGGAAAAGTAGTTTACTCCTAAGGTTTGCAGATAATACCTTTTCAG GCAGCTATATTACAACAATCGGAGTGGACTTTAAAATCAGGAcagttgaaattaatggtgagaaAGTGAAACTCCAGATTTGGGACACTGCAGGGCAAGAACGATTCCGGACCATAACGTCAAC ATACTACAGAGGGACGCATGGTGTCATTGTGGTTTATGATGTTACCAGTGCTGAGTCTTTTGTAAATGTAAAAAGATGGTTACATGAAATAAACCAGAACTGTGATGACGTGTGCCGGATATTAG tGGGAAATAAGAACGATGACCCTGAGCGGAAAGTAGTGGAAACAGAAGACGCCTATAAGTTTGCTGCGCAGATGGACATTCAGCTGTTTGAGACTAGCGCCAAAGAGAACCTCAATGTTGAGGAG ATGTTTAATTGCATTACCGAGCTAGTCCTCCGAGCAAAGAAAGAAAATTTGGCAAAGCAGCAACAACAGCAACAGAATGACGTGGTGAAATTAACCAAAAACAGTAAAAGGAAGAAGAGATGCTGCTAG